In Pygocentrus nattereri isolate fPygNat1 chromosome 26, fPygNat1.pri, whole genome shotgun sequence, one genomic interval encodes:
- the LOC108416835 gene encoding N-acetyltransferase family 8 member 3-like, whose amino-acid sequence MHILIRKFQPSDHEAVRALFRDGIQEHIIPSFTHAISQPLHITVTLCFFTVGYILGGGSVVLALLAGGLWIGLLYYCCYEFYAGYVRSKLNTDMRDIAGFYLSSPDNCFWVAEAEINGQPQNMGIVAVEGKEPPDGGQKCGELFRMSVSSASRHTGLGSQLGQMVVNFCKERGFSKIVLHTSSTQSAAVALYYKMGFKLVQTPEQAEAPWWVLWLVRVSLLRMEKILQPCKDM is encoded by the exons A TGCATATATTAATTAGGAAATTCCAGCCCTCAGACCATGAGGCTGTGAGAGCTTTGTTTCGAGATGGAATCCAGGAGCACATCATCCCGTCCTTCACTCACGCCATTTCTCAGCCACTCCACATCACTGTGACCCTGTGCTTTTTCACTGTGGGCTATATATTGGGTGGAGGATCAGTTGTCCTGGCCCTGCTGGCTGGAGGTTTGTGGATAGGTCTgctgtactactgctgctatGAGTTCTATGCTGGTTATGTCCGATCAAAGCTGAACACAGACATGCGGGACATTGCAGGCTTCTACCTCAGCAGTCCAGATAACTGCTTCTGGGTCGCTGAGGCTGAAATCAACGGCCAACCTCAGAACATGGGTATAGTGGCTGTGGAGGGCAAAGAACCTCCAGACGGTGGGCAAAAGTGTGGAGAACTTTTCAGAATGAGTGTATCGTCCGCATCTCGCCACACTGGCCTCGGCTCGCAACTCGGTCAAATGGTCGTGAACTTTTGTAAAGAGCGAGGGTTCTCGAAGATTGTGCTTCACACTAGTTCTACACAGTCAGCAGCTGTGGCTCTATACTATAAGATGGGCTTTAAACTTGTGCAAACTCCTGAACAAGCTGAAGCTCCTTGGTGGGTCCTCTGGCTGGTCAGAGTTTCACTCCTGAGGATGGAGAAAATCCTACAGCCATGTAAAGACATGTAG
- the LOC119262523 gene encoding probable N-acetyltransferase CML1, whose product MHILIRKFQPSDHEAVRALFRDGIQEHIIPSFTHAISQPLHITVTLCFFTVGYILGGGSVVLALLAGGLWIGLLYYCCYEFYAGYVRLKLNTDMQDSAGFYLSSPDNCFWVAEAEINDQPQIMGIVAVEGKEPPDGGQKCGELFRMSVSSASRHTGLGSQLGQTVVNFCKERGFSKIVLHTSSTQSAAVALYYKMGFKLVQTPEEAEAPWWFLWLVRVSLLRMEKILQPCKDM is encoded by the exons A TGCATATATTAATTAGGAAATTCCAGCCCTCAGACCATGAGGCTGTGAGAGCTTTGTTTCGAGATGGAATCCAGGAGCACATCATCCCGTCCTTCACTCACGCCATTTCTCAGCCACTCCACATCACTGTGACCCTGTGCTTTTTCACTGTGGGCTATATACTGGGTGGAGGATCAGTTGTCCTGGCCCTGCTGGCTGGAGGTTTGTGGATAGGTCTgctgtactactgctgctatGAGTTCTATGCTGGTTATGTCCGATTAAAGCTGAACACAGACATGCAGGACAGTGCAGGCTTCTACCTCAGCAGTCCAGATAACTGCTTCTGGGTTGCTGAGGCTGAAATCAACGACCAACCTCAGATCATGGGTATAGTGGCTGTGGAGGGCAAAGAACCTCCAGACGGTGGGCAAAAGTGTGGAGAACTTTTCAGAATGAGTGTATCGTCCGCATCTCGCCACACTGGCCTCGGCTCGCAACTCGGTCAAACGGTCGTGAACTTTTGTAAAGAGCGAGGGTTCTCGAAGATTGTGCTTCACACTAGTTCTACACAGTCAGCAGCTGTGGCTCTCTACTATAAGATGGGCTTTAAACTTGTGCAAACTCCTGAGGAAGCTGAAGCTCCTTGGTGGTTCCTCTGGCTGGTCAGAGTTTCACTCCTGAGGATGGAGAAAATCCTACAGCCATGTAAAGACATGTAG